TACGGATCGCGATCGCATCACCCACCTCCGCACCCTCGACATAAACGGGTTGGGTAACTTCGTGTCCTCCACGAATGGCCGGGGTAATCATCGGGCCCCAGCATCCGGGAGCCGTGTTTGCAACGATATATCCCCCGTCACGCACAGGGCCAAGCATAGGGCGGGAGGGATCCAAAATGCCGTTTGTGAAAGTGTTTACAAAAACAGTTTCTTGTGCCCTTCCTTTTTCCATTATTTACACCCCCATTAATTCCTTCACTATCTTCATTATTTTCAATTTTTATTCTACATGAAATCGACTCTAAGTCAATAAAGTGTTGGCTCTACGCTAAAAAGTGTGGAAAAAAGTGTGGAATCGAAGAGGAAAAGGCTGTTGACAAGTCAAGGGATAGTTAGCAACATCACATCGGCTTACAATCGTGGATTGTTTACCGTACCGTCCATCAATCCGACAGCATCCACGTCTACGCAGGTCGGCCGCGTAAGGAAGCGCGGTGTCCGGATTGTGGACAGCTGACACGCCGCGTCTACGATCGTGCGCGCGAATGGAAACGAAAGCTGCACACCTGGTGCAACGAGAAACCGGTTTACCTCTGGGTACGTCCCCGGCGCTTCCANTGCGTCTACGATCGTACGCGCGAATGGAAACGGAAGCTGCACACCTGGTGCAACGAGAAACCGGTTTACCTCTGGGTACGCCCCCGGCGCTTCCAGTGCTCGGCCTGTCGAAAAGTGTTCACCGAACGCTTCCCTGGCATTCGCCCCTGGGCACGCAGGACCGAACGGGCCGAAGCCCTTTTGCTCCAGCGCCTGAAAGCAGGCAGTTTTCGTCGTGCCGCCCAGGAAAGCGGAACAAGCACCAGCACCTTGCGCCGTCTGCTTTTCCGGTGCGTAGGCCAGCAGATAAACCTCGAGGAAGCCCTCCGGGATGTTGATGCGTTCGTGCTGAGCATCGATGAACACAGCTATCGCGGCCGTGACATGATGGTCACGGTCACGTGCGTATGGCCAAAACGGCGCCTTTTGGCCATCTTGCCGGATGACCGCATGAAAACGCTGGAGCGCTTTTTGCGACAGTTGCCGGATACGGTTCGTCGGCGCATTCGGGCCGTATGCATCGACCTGAAGGATGCTTGGCGCCATGCCGTGAAGCGCGCTTTGCCCGGCGCTGTCATCGTGGCAGATCCGTTTCACGTTATCCAGGACGCGAATCGTCGGGTTGACGAAGCACGGCTTGTGGAACAGCAGGTGACCGGGGTACGCCTGCCTCGATGGCCGCTTTTGAAGAACGAGGACGATCTCACTGAACGCCAAGCGGCCCAGCTTGCCGCCATTCGGAAGCATCACAAAAACGTGGCCCACTTTCACTGGGTCAAAGAGCAGCTGCGAGACGTCTACCGCGCCTCCAATCGAGACGAAGCCACAGCCATCCTGGACCGCGTGATCTTTGAGACCCAGTCGGCAAGCGATGCCGCGCTCATGCAGTGGGGACGCACGCTCCGCCGCTGGCGCGAGGCGATTCTGGCCTACCACACCTGGCGTGTTTCGAACGGCTACACGGAGGGCGTGCACACCAAGATCAAACTGCTCAAACGAATCAGCTACGGGTTCCGCAACCGCGAAATCTATGTGCGAAAGATGCTCCTCGCTTTTATGCCCTTGGCTTGGTTGACCTCCCATCCACAGTTATTGACTTAGAGCCCCATTCCAAGTTATATAAAGCACTCTCAGCGATCCGATACGGATCGCTTCAGACTGCAGACAAACTCCCTCGGTGCCAACGCAGCCGAGGGAGTTTTCTTGTCGTCTGAGAACAAAAAGGATACCGAAATGAAGGGCATGGCGCCCTGTTTTTCCTAACCTCCATAACCAATTCGCCAGCTTTTTTAAATTCATACAAGCAAAAACAAGCATCGCCTGCATTGTCACTTTTTCCAATCCTCGCAACGTGGTCCAACGCAAGCCATGCTTCTCCTTGAGATCCGCAAATACACGCTCGATCGTTTCCTTTCGGCGTGCATATAGGCGTTTATTCACTTCTGTATGGCGCAGGTGCTCCACTTCCTCCATGTAATGGGCCCAGATATGGCGGCTCACGCGTTTAACCGCATCGTGACTT
This portion of the Calditerricola satsumensis genome encodes:
- a CDS encoding ISL3 family transposase codes for the protein MHTWCNEKPVYLWVRPRRFXCVYDRTREWKRKLHTWCNEKPVYLWVRPRRFQCSACRKVFTERFPGIRPWARRTERAEALLLQRLKAGSFRRAAQESGTSTSTLRRLLFRCVGQQINLEEALRDVDAFVLSIDEHSYRGRDMMVTVTCVWPKRRLLAILPDDRMKTLERFLRQLPDTVRRRIRAVCIDLKDAWRHAVKRALPGAVIVADPFHVIQDANRRVDEARLVEQQVTGVRLPRWPLLKNEDDLTERQAAQLAAIRKHHKNVAHFHWVKEQLRDVYRASNRDEATAILDRVIFETQSASDAALMQWGRTLRRWREAILAYHTWRVSNGYTEGVHTKIKLLKRISYGFRNREIYVRKMLLAFMPLAWLTSHPQLLT